The proteins below are encoded in one region of Triticum aestivum cultivar Chinese Spring chromosome 1B, IWGSC CS RefSeq v2.1, whole genome shotgun sequence:
- the LOC123101937 gene encoding uncharacterized protein has translation MAQVVRVVSSLADVDGALQDLDINNTYEADQVRFQLDERAPLQDAAAISLRTHPGRHGFILVNPELLKCKSKTKGTLEESFNNMLDASLERMNQEMEGVEASIAFLKVLVLYDDKQMAQMAPNGPPLLERNRGVQHAIYPHPPFPEDPSFEHATPQQRVPYQHAYGTQQERDEAAARDRRAQRALWHAKLRILEARQSILKDKRSEMMSKMRVEFKRIMEEPSDLGVGYADYEFPPLA, from the exons ATGGCCCAAGTCGTCAGAGTAGTTTCCAGTCTTGCTGATGTTGACGGCGCGCTTCAAGATCTGGACATCAATAACACGTATGAAGCTGATCAGGTTCGATTTCAATTGGATGAGCGAGCCCCCCTTCAAGATGCAGCAGCTATCAGTCTGAGGACCCATCCAGGAAGGCATGGATTCATATTGGTTAATCCAGAGTTGTTGAAGTGCAAGTCTAAGACCAAGGGGACATTAGAGGAGTCCTTCAACAACATGCTTGACGCATCCCTGGAGCGGATGAATCAAGAGATGGAGGGAGTTGAAGCAAGCATAGCATTCCTGAAGGTCCTTGTGCTCTACGATGACAAACAGATGGCTCAGATGGCACCTAATGGACCTCCACTTCTCGAAAGAAATCGGGGAGTACAACATGCCATCTATCCACACCCTCCT TTCCCAGAAGATCCTAGCTTTGAGCATGCCACACCCCAACAGAGAGTCCCATATCAACATGCTTATGGTACACAACAAGAGAGGGATGAGGCAGCTGCTCGTGACAGGCGTGCCCAGAGGGCCCTCTGGCATGCCAAACTCCGGATTTTGGAGGCAAGGCAGTCCATCTTGAAGGACAAGAGGTCTGAGATGATGTCAAAGATGAGGGTGGAGTTCAAGAGGATTATGGAGGAACCATCTGACTTAGGGGTTGGTTACGCGGACTATGAATTTCCTCCATTGGCGTAG